The segment ATTGAAACCGGATTTTATTGTAACCCGAAATTTATAATCAAATTTCGTTTTGGTTGTTTCAAATGAACTTAGAGAATTAGTGAATTGTgttaataaaatatcatttttttttaatatcaagtGGTGCGTTGTTTTGTTTTAATGGAACGAATTGGGCGAGGTTCTTTTTAATAACGCAGCCGTGGGTTTGgggattggaggcggggagcggagctccacccgctcctcctcccctctcccccgctcgctcCCCTTACGCCTCCCCCGTTCCCTTCCTTTGCGCTCGCAGCCGCTTGTGGCCGcagcactgcggtggccgcaggtccgcggtggccgcagggcgccgcggagcctgcgggcactGTAGTGGCGCCGCCCGCACCTTGCCTgcagctagggttagggcacggccgcccTCGCCCtattttaaaatgcatttttttttaagaaaagaacATAGTTTTTAAAtcgtttttttttaatgtatttttttttagtatttaaaaaaaatgcatatgattttAATAGCATGTTAATGaaagttattttaatgttaagttttaattgttcttaattatgattaagaagGCAATAGATTGTTAAATGTTAATTTGGatattaattaattcaataatggaatttataagttaattattattcaatttcattttgtggcttatgcgcttttctaattaagttctaaaattGAGAATTTCGTCATCGAATATTAATTGGCTATTCTTTGgaccaatcttggattaataagtttttatcttaccttctagctggtTAGAGCATCTagctaattaaggtagtattgtttaaaaaacaaaatagagagtaatatgttattgggaaatcgttgtaatacgatggaattactattgatgatgttaaatgctattgtagaacatatcatttgagtaattgaaaagtaagtGAAATAATTATCGTTGGGTGTTTGAATTTAAAtgatatgctttggaaatgattatctccatttagattctctttctacatttttatttccgtagttcgtattatgcatctgggattgaaattatgaatctgtagaggtcggttttagaccagcatgtaatgatgttttgattggagatttgatatcttatttaattgtttaatggttgtctggGTTTAATTAacatgaattggtttaaaaactctttatggctttatatgtcagtttgatgctttgaaccttaagagttagaaaaccaagaacaacttatcccttgatgaggtagataactgtaatcggatttagatcttgtagaaaacttgatcgtcttgtaacgattaaatcaatttgaggaaatattgtcgtttctgattattgccttgcgagtttaatttctgtattcacctttaattatgaaatggcatgttttgctttgtttagaaGGACCCTGTCGTTTGGCTTGACTtgaggtacctgtttcagtcctcgattccgagttgactgttgtattgtggtagtgtcgttttgatcatatcctctttgtgtgtgagtcgaataatgattgtggttgaccattgttggttgggtctctagttagagtaccgtcagtaagtgattacccttgagtcgtgtttgaccagataaTTGTTTCTCTCTTTTTGAActctgttcgtctgaccatgtgtattccttggtttttgagttcgtttgagtttagtctagtgtcgtatgggaaagtggctttcgattgggggctgcgcccaaagtggctgctgggtaacccgtcgaaagtgagtctaataagtgataacctttaagtagattagaatgtaatctctaagtaagataattgtacctcacacatgggacgagtgctatcatagactcgacatgctgtgagaaggcctgaaatggcaaaccatcttccttgtcttcacgagaggatgtgtgggtccacatgaggcttggatgggccggaagctcagattaggttgctagggtaacccagtgtgtggggtcgggacctatgaagacttgccatggcatccataccagtttgtgtgatgacacttgtccctacgttcgctagtgtgttgtcattttgtcctgttaggagtacctttgtgagtcatccttttgtctctgcccttgtgagtgttggTTTCATGTtggaccttgggtggtgatggctcagttttatggatactcttctggacctttgtttttagctttgattatgttcggctggatcctgttcttttcaaggatcgtttatgtattgattGACCGGTGCGGTCATTTGTTTATTGTtgatgtatcgccttgatggctggattgtaatggtgtaacctcttgtattcttaactttattatttatcagaggggtcttgcagttgagcagacccggagatgtagccctttaggggtgaactccgagatcattatggtgttatgtgatgtattctcttatgtttcctttattcagctttatcatgtatgattaacttatgttagaatggttaagtggataattggaattaactttaaatgcttatatgcagttctttcttgtatgccatgttgatcgaatgcgtaagtggtttagatgagatttatcgtagatgccagtatgcaatcgtcttttgaaatgcaataagttggaatatgaaagaatgtaacttagagtaatgaattatactcagttgttgttaaggaatttaaatatgcttggaaagatctcttatgttatgatgaaatcctagtgtattagaatgttagatgtatggtttgtaactttatatgaaaagcttgaatgaagattatgaatggatcttaatggatggaTCTtcacttgtgatttatatttccctcttttgaaaggaattatcctgattatgaattatctcgttattaagatattcagcttttggattaattgtgtgagattagtgaattgtgaaaattaagtaatctcgttgggaaactctttaggagttagttgatgtcttccgctatgtaatctgaatctttggtatcttgtagtatcttaatgtggtgtaactttaaaaaaaaaaaaaatttgcactctattcttgagttatggcttaatcccttcggggtttcctggcggggcattacagaaatCAATTTTCAAATCCCCTAAAAGTGACATCTATGACATGAATTTATTATATAGATTATGTGGaggttaaaaaatatatattattattaatataatagtaatattttaatattaaatatattaatatattattattatattatgattatattattatattaatatattattattatattaaatattatataattatataattatatattaattaagttaattatttgcAAATGAAAATAGTTTTAAACAAAACAGTCGCCATTTAATCTGATCGTTATTGGGAAAAAAAGGAATCTTCTGATACCTGAGTACCAATAATAAACCTTTCATCTAATCAAGGTTGATTTGAAAGAAATACGCTGTAATGTAATAGGCGTTCTATCGATTTGCATTTCAATCACCGTCAATCAAATCCCCACAAGCTTTATTACAGCACATTTCGAGCTTGTTTTCTTAAGCACGAAACCCAACAagagcaaaacaacaaaacataaaaaattccattTGGATTATGCAAGACCATAGATGGAATCAATGAAGGGAAATCATGTTAGACAGACAAGATGACTAGGAAATGCCGCAGGCTAATTAAATTGTTTTATATCGTATTTATAATGGCCATCTCAAGATGATTCATGCAAGCAAATAATTCATCCTCTTGTGGATATCAACAGCTCCCAACTATTCACAGCTGGTTTCTCAACTCCCAATTTCAAGCTAGTTCATCGATTTATCTGATTGCGATTCTCCAAAAACAAGGAAGATTGCAGCTGGCAAACATAAGTCTAACTCTCATAAAAATCCTAAAGAATATATATCTTCTTTTATTGTTGTAGATCAACTAATCTTGGGCAATGGTTTGAAGTGTAGAAAACAATTGATTCATAAGTATATCACAATATCACAAAGTGTTACTGCTCCAGGAAAACCCATGCGGTCAGCAATCATTACTCCGATTTCTCTTGCAGTTGGAGCAGTTTTGTTGATCATAGTCATTGTCTCTATATCTTGTTACAGAAGCTACAAAAACAAACCATTGAGGGAACCAAATGCTGGTACAGTTCCCAACATGAAGAGAAGAGAAGTTCCCATTAGGGGTCGAGTTAGAAAGAAGCCAATTGTGCCCAAGAGTATTGCTAGGTTAGAGACTGTTTCAGAAGTAGAAAGGGGCAAGCTTTTGTTTCTGAATGAagatgatagtgattatgatttgGAGGATCTGCTTCAAGCATCTGCTGAAATGCTTGGCGGGGGAAACTTTGGGAATTCTTATAAGGCAGTTCTGAAAAATGGCTCCACCATGGTAGTGAAGAGGCTAAAAGACCTTAACAACTTAGTTAGGGAAGAGTTTGAGGAGCAAATGGAGATGCTCAGTAAGCTTAGACATGAGAACCTGGTTCCTTGGAGTTCTTGTTACTATACAGACGAGGAAAAGCTCCTGGTTTATGAGTACATGCCTAATGGAAACCTCTTTGACTTGCTTCATGGTATGCTATTGCTCTCATTGTAACTTGTTCGTTCATGTATGCATATCAGTTCATTATCCCTTAGTATTTTCTGTTGTTTTCAAGCAATTCGCTTACCAATTGGTTGGTTAGGTTTATGAGTAAATAAGTATGCAtatccttatcttcaattctaaATCATAACTCATCAACTGTTTAAGCTCTTTCTATGATTTTTTCATGAATATATCTTATCATTTATATATTAGTATCATACAAGAATACTGGGAAGAGTAAATAGATCCCAATTATCCGATTTATCCCATACATCAACAGAATTTGAAATGTTCATAAATTTTTCATACTTTTTACCCCCAAATCAAAGTCTGAATGTGCCTGCTGTTCAAACAAGAATAGAGAACAACTACCAATTGACTACAAAGTTAAGTTTTGGTCCATTGAATTCTGTACAACTTTCAAAGAGGAGCATGAGCAGATCTTTACAAAAGCTCCAAAGTCTACTCTGGTCATTTCCCACCCTAGACCCTCTGAATCAATATACTAAGTTATCTTAATCAATAATAAGTCATTATTCTACACTCCAACAAgtaattttctattattttttgttttctctGCAAATGGCAAAGGAAGCAATCATTCTTCTGAGTCATGGACAAGAATAAATGTGTATGTTGATTTCTTTTGCTTAATGCTCTAACTTTGTTTGTTGTCTGACGAATAATCCAAGGCCTTTTTGAAGGCCACCCTGCTGAGCTCCGCCCAGTGCTTTGTCCATTTCAATTCAGCTCAATTTTCCTTAACCAGTGGATTATAGACATCGTGTGCTGTTTGTCTTTAAGCTTTTCAATCTTCTAGTGATGATCAACGATTTCTATAATCCAATAGATTATAAATTGATACCTCCCAAAGTGCCAATGCTTTGTCCTagaattgtatttaattattttttggaaTCGTTAGCATCAatgtttttaaaatcatttttttctttaaacAGAAAACAACCAATTATTAAAAATTGAATTTAGGAAATAAACTATGAGAACAAATTTGAAAGTGAAGGTATATGCCACTAGTATTATTCTTATGCTGAGAGGCAATAGAGATtaagaagaaaaattaaaaatgtaGGCagcttaaataaaaaaatataaatataaataaaaatttatgtgGTTGTTTGTTAATGGGATAAGTGAGATTAGTCTCTTTTTAAAAGAGTAGAAGCCAAATGGATTGTCTCTAGAGGGATGGTTTAAATTAAGGGAAAGATGTATAGTAAGAGTTTCAAATGGTGTAATGGTGTATGCATTTTCAAAAAACTCAAACTTTGAACTAACAAGAGGCTGGGATGCAAGTTCTAATTTTGGGTTGTCAATTATGTATTAATCAAGGCTTAAGGACAGTTATAATCAAATGTGTCTCAAATATTGTTATTAATGACATAAGGGCTAAATTTTCACACAACTAGAAGATTAATAGACTTATTACTTTGGCCATACCCTTGTTATACTCCCTAAAGAACTTTACAATAACCCATGTATATTGTGACATAGATAGAAAGGTAGATTAACTTGCCAATTTGTCAATCAAAGGAGGACATCATGGTTGTTGAGGCAAACATATGGTCTTCATTAAAAATGATCCTCAAAGGCTCTATAGGAGATGAGATTAATAATGAGATTATTTGTTGAAAAAATTTCAATTTGAAGGATTTGGCTAGTGGCTCATTCAAATTATAATGGACTCTCATTAAATTTGTGTCAAATGGAGGTCGTGAATCAAGATAAGCTCTAAAGAAGTCAATTTAATAATGATTCACATGAATGAGATGGTTTTTATCGAAACTTACTCACTCAATGTAGTTATCTAGCTTTTGATTATGGATATATCAATTAGGCTTGTCTCTAGCTTAAGGAAAACATTATTCTTGGGGAAGCTTTTAGGGCTAAGGTTGAAATACTTTTTTAAAACCCATAGTGATATACACCTCTTTGTTGTTTAGTGGGTGTTAGGATAAAATTTCTTAGTGGTTGATCATAGATTTTGAGTGAATACAAACTTATCCTTTATGTTTGTTGTTGTAATGttggatttggaggaggaaaaggacATGATCAAGGTAATGGCCTCATCTCTTATCAAAAGCTAGTTTATTGGAGGTTTGGATGTTATGTTGGTGGTGGTCTACTGTGGAGTCTGTGTATCATTAAATGAAGATTTagtgttgtataggggctttcctaagtcaaacagcatgttggtgttcccacctctaCAACCGCGATGATGATAAAGAGAGCTTATATTAGTAGAGATGAAGGCTAAGTAAATGATGAAATCTGAAATGAGAAGAGTACCTTAGGTATGAAACCCTCTCAAGGATTTCCACATAGAGGTGATGATGCAATGGTCTTTTGAAAGTCCTACAAGTGTTAGTGCAATAACATGATAAtcataaatgagaaacatgaatCTATACTTGAGTGTAGAAATCTTGTAGTTTTTTTTATCTATAGATAGCCCATTCCTTTTATGATTGTTCTAGGATAAATTGGATTAGATTGTAGTGCTAAACCTTATGAAAGATAAAATTTGTTCTTTATATAGGGATTACAAGATTAATATTCCATTAAACATAATGATCAAATGAAAACATCAAGACAGGGTCAAAAGAGGCAAAGGTCAACAATTGAAGTGGCCACTTTTTTGGGTCATTTTATCGAAGCTGGGGCATTGGGCACCTAGGTCCTCCCAAAATAGGCCCTTCGAAGGGCATTACTCAAATGTCAAGGCCCATGAGATAGGACCTAGTCTTAATTCTAGCATTAAATATGGGAGTAATGATGAATTTATAGAGCATAAATGATCTAAAAATGAACTAGGGGAAAGCACTCTAAAGTAGGTGCAAAATAGAGCATGAATTTTTTAGGGTaaacaatttacaacactacacatACAGTTTTGAGACTCAAACAAAATTACTCCTAACACCTTAGTTCATCCTATACAATAGCCAACCCTCTAGTTTTACCTATAACATCCACAATGACCCTCATACCTTTTTCCCAAATTATTTTCAACATACCCTCCAAAAAGAACCATCTACCATAGTCTCCTAGAATAAGATGTTATTTGGGACCTCTGCCTCAATTATCATCTTAGGAAAGTGATGTTTGTCGAGGACATTAAGCCCCCAAATGCTCTAGTTTGTCACCTTCATTCCTTCTTCGAAGTAGAGAGGTGTTCACATTCATTCTTTACAAACTTCTTAATAGATGTTTATATCTCATTCTCTAGGTCCTCTATAGCTTCCAGCTTAGCCTTGCTTGCTTCCTTTTTCCCTCTCCTCACATTACATGCTCTAATATTTGGTACAAAAGTGGTTGATCTTTTCCCAATTCTTCTACCCCTTCAAATGGCCACACACCAATCTAGTCTTGTACCTTTTTCCTCCTTTGTATATCCTTTGCTAAGTCATCATAATTATCAACTATGTTCCCATGTTCCCATTATTCTCTATCGTCACTGATGAGCTAATAGTGTACATCCCAATATTTGCGATCTCACCTAGCTCCTGGTCACTATCATGTCACACCATATTCTACCTTTGGCTCGCTCTTCTCCCCACGTCAATGTTTTTCTTTAGTCTTGTCTCCCATCTCCTTATCCCTTCTTTTCTAAACTCTAGAATCCTCTCCCTGATTTGGCGTTTCTTATCCTCCCTAACTTTGGCTTTCTAGCAATGTTTAGCAACATGGCCAGCGTTCTACAACCTAAAACATCTAATAGGTAGGCATCTGTGATCTAATTCCTAAGTCCAATTCTCCAAGACAGCCTTTAACCCTCTCGTTTGTTGGATTggtttgtttaaatgtatattagCATACATCCTTATTATCTCTATATACTACAATTCTACAGACACATAATCATTTACTTGATTGATTTGCTAAACATACACATATTCATATAATACAATATATGATTATCTCAATACTACAAATCTACATAACAAATACATCTAATCTTTTATGCTATGTGCAGGTGCAAAGGAACGAGGGCGCCGGGCATTAGACTGGAAATCCAGGGTGAAGGTGGCCGTGTGCATAGCTCGTGGACTAACATACTTACACGACCAGTGGCCCTCTCGCAGATTCATCCCCCACGGAAACATAAAATCCTCCAACGTTCTAATCGACAAAAACAACCAGCCCCGTCTTTCCGACTATGGCCTCACGCCTTTCATTTCTTCAGTATCTGTAGCCAAAAACATGGTGGCCTTCAAGTCCCCGGAATACTTCCAGACCGGAAAACTGTCCCGCAAATCTGACGTCTGGAGCTTCGGAATTCTTTTGCTGGAGCTTCTCACGGGCAAAATTCCTTCGCAGTATGATCGGAGGGGGACAGATCTTTCCCAGTTTGTTCAGACGGTTGTGAGGGAAGAATGGACGGGTGAGCTCTTTGACAAGGAGGTTAGATGGCAGGAATCATCGCAGGAGATGTTAAAAATGCTTAGCATTGCCATGGACTGCACGCATACTGCCCTAGAGAGAAGACCCGTTTTTTCTACTGTTCTGAGGAGACTGGAAGAAATAGAAGCAAGTGATGCGGAGAATTCGGTTTCTGATTATGAATCTTCCTTCGAAGTCTCAGGCACATCATTCGAACTCTGCAAGACACCTGCCCGAGATAATTCATTCTTGTACATTCGCAGTGAATAGTGGCGTGGATTTTGAACAGCGATGGATTGAGGGAGTTGAAATTATATGTATGTGTTTACTCTTGGTTGATATTTATGCTTCTAGCATATTTTACTCTCCTTTGTTTCTTAAGTTTCAATTTGTTGTATTGATTTTTTTATATCATTGCAAGAGAATTGAGAAATTGTAACattgaattttgattttaaattatttataatatgttttgtttgttgttatATAATAAGTTTTGTTATATGAATTTGGTTGAGTTAAATTTTTTAGTATTTCAAAATGAAAGTTTGAAAGTATCAATATCTTGGTTATAAGTGATTTAGGTATGAAATAGATCGCTTAAAATTGTCAAAACATAAAATTATAAAAGCTTTTTACTAGGAAATCATAGTTTTCCTAAGTATTTATATTTTGTGCAAATGTGTAGTAGAATTTTGAAAGCCCAAGAATAATGAGAAGTGGCAATGCATATCAAGGAAACAAGGTTTAGTTGCACATTTGCACTATGTAATTTGTGTAAACAAAACCCCACACACTGACATAACTCAAGTCATCAAGGTTTTTCAATCCATTCACACTTCTTTCTTAAATGTATGTTTTTTTCAAAATCCCCAATTTGGCCTAAGCCATCAAACGTTTGAACCTTTTTTGTGCAAAAAAGCCTAGAAGCGTGCAAGCTCAATATGACATATGATTGTCCTTTACCattcatttgcatcttttcatatttAATGCTAAAGTGCATTATACCACCAAAAGACTAACTAGTCAATATACTTTAAGCCTGCAAATGCTAAATACTTTCACTCAAACCCAAACTCAACTTCATATTTCAAATgcgttcattttttatttttccaacCCATTTGACCTACCCTACAACTTAACTCACACCCCATCTTTGTTCACATTTGTGATATCCTCACTAAAAGCTATGAATCTTAATCATGCCCTTATTTCTTTTCTCCCTCAACCAAGTATTCTCCCTCACTTTTTGTTGACCATTCAAATCCTAATCCTTTTTTATGTGAATGTTCAACAAGTTGAAAATATAGATAAGTTCACCTTCCATCCATTCATTTGTAAGTCTTGCGTGTACTTATTAGGTTTTGAGAGTTCTACACTAGTGATTTTTATGAAATTTTAGTTGATGGAGGGCTTGACTTGTACTCGTATCAATAAGCCCCTTAGGCTCCAAAGAAAGAAGTGTGTCCTAAACTTACACTAATGAGCTCTCAATTCATCTTTGCACCTACCATTTCTTGATCAAGAATGTGAATCAATTTTTTACCTTACAAGTTTGACAAAAATTAGTAGCAAGACTTCCCTTAGGATTATATCCATGGGATTTTGGGCTATATTTGAAATTTCAAGGATTTATTAAGGCTTTACATCCATGGGGTTTGATGATGCCCTCTCACCTCAAATGAATAATAGCTTTCTAAGTAAAGGTACAAAAGTGCATATCATTCCCAATAACATTGTTAATAGGATCACATGGCTTTTTCATTATTTTGGGTTTTAACATTACTTTCTATGAGATTTTAACATCAGAATTACAATTGAGGTTTTCACTAGGGTTTGTGCCAAGTAGATGTGAATGGTTCTTTCTCATTTCAAAAAGACAATACCTTTACAAATGTGAAATTGAAGTTTTCACTTGATTTTTCTACCTTCAAAATCTATTTGCAATAGGTTTTTTTTAAATGATGGTTTCTAACACATTTATGGTTGGTGCAAGGATGCAAAAAAATCctaaaacaacaataatattactTAGCTAGAGATTCAATATGCATTAACACTCTAAAGGACCAATAGggtataataaaaaataaattcaatacATACTCTCTCTCAAATCCCATAAAATTTGTGTAAAATTTGTATAGATTCTGTAGTGTTTCAACCACAATTGATGTCTACCTCTATATATCTAAACCTAATATAAAATTTTGGGTTGTCACTCCCCCTTCCAAACTTCATTCTAACTACACACATATCTCTAATACTAAATGACCTTGAGCACAACATTGATCCAAAATATTTAAtatccaacaaaaaataaaatactgaAGAAAGGTTGGCAATGGCTAAGAGCAAATAAAAAAGTGAGCTCATTCAGGCAGTAACATTTCCATNNNNNNNNNNNNNNNNNNNNNNNNNNNNNNNNNNNNNNNNNNNNNNNNNNNNNNNNNNNNNNNNNNNNNNNNNNNNNNNNNNNNNNNNNNNNNNNNNNNNNNNNNNNNNNNNNNNNNNNNNNNNNNNNNNNNNNNNNNNNNNNNNNNNNNNNNNNNNNNNNNNNNNNNNNNNNNNNNNNNNNNNNNNNNNNNNNNNNNNNNNNNNNNNNNNNNNNNNNNNNNNNNNNNNNNNNNNNNNNNNNNNNNNNNNNNNNNNNNNNNNNNNNNNNNNNNNNNNNNNNNNNNNNNNNNNNNNNNNNNNNNNNNNNNNNNNNNNNNNNNNNNNNNNNNNNNNNNNNNNNNNNNNNNNNNNNNNNNNNNNNNNNNNNNNNNNNNNNNNNNNNNNNNNNNNNNNNNNNNNNNNNNNNNNNNNNNNNNNNNNNNNNNNNNNNNNNNNNNNNNNNNNNNNNNNNNNNNNNNNNNNNNNNNNNNNNNNNNNNNNNNNNNNNNNNNNNNNNNNNgattttttaatataaaaaaataatgttcctcaaaaccagtacgggttttgaggaacttttgattttgtaCTTAAAATATAATGttcgtacaggttttgaggaacttttgattttttattataaaatgtaattttcctcaaaactcatatgggttttgaggaactttttgttttttaattgtttttggctaggcttggtgttaccaagcctagtgcatttttgaatttccagaacacgcacgggttatgagaaattttgttttttttttttgcatgtggccacttttctgttcaccatcttggtgcacttacccattatGTGTTAAGATCCTTTGTGGTGTTAGCTTGTGTGATTCAAAGATATCAAATGCTTGTATCATTTTTCCTTGATCTCAAAATTCCCCCAATAATTCTCAAAGGTTAATTCGCTTGCCAAATTGAAGTTATTAATTTATGTTCATAGTTACAAgttatttctaatttttaaaatacacTACAAGTTACAAATGGAGAAAAAAATTGGTTCCCAAAATGTAATAACCCAAGCCACACACCTaggaaaatattaataaaataaatttgtcaagtaaacaacaacaatgaagaTAAAGATGCAATAACAACGTGTCATCCTACATGATAAAGTGCATACAAGTTTCATGTGTAAAATGAGGACACAAACATGTTCATGACCTCACCATTGT is part of the Cryptomeria japonica chromosome 10, Sugi_1.0, whole genome shotgun sequence genome and harbors:
- the LOC131859098 gene encoding probable inactive receptor kinase At2g26730, which encodes MRSAIITPISLAVGAVLLIIVIVSISCYRSYKNKPLREPNAGTVPNMKRREVPIRGRVRKKPIVPKSIARLETVSEVERGKLLFLNEDDSDYDLEDLLQASAEMLGGGNFGNSYKAVLKNGSTMVVKRLKDLNNLVREEFEEQMEMLSKLRHENLVPWSSCYYTDEEKLLVYEYMPNGNLFDLLHGAKERGRRALDWKSRVKVAVCIARGLTYLHDQWPSRRFIPHGNIKSSNVLIDKNNQPRLSDYGLTPFISSVSVAKNMVAFKSPEYFQTGKLSRKSDVWSFGILLLELLTGKIPSQYDRRGTDLSQFVQTVVREEWTGELFDKEVRWQESSQEMLKMLSIAMDCTHTALERRPVFSTVLRRLEEIEASDAENSVSDYESSFEVSGTSFELCKTPARDNSFLYIRSE